The nucleotide sequence GTTCCGTCAGTTTTCTGCATCCCCGTCCGTGTGCAGTTCTGAAGCTGGAGGAGTTTGTTTGCTTCCTGTTCAGATTACTGGCTGCCGATAAGAGGAGGAAAGAATGCGGAGCGCGCAAATTTGCTTGGGAATCGTATCAAGGCTTATCCCACACCCCGTTCTGCACACATCATTTTCAGTCTGAAACAAGTTCTTAGCTGTGTCGTGGAAGGAAAACTGGGCACAGTGGAGGGGGCATGTCCTTTTGTAGGCATTTACAACAGCCCTCTGCAGGAGTTACAGAGAAAGTGTAAAGGAAACATGCGGTGGGTGGAACAGGGACTAGCGTGCGAACTCTGCCCTCCCTCCCATTGCCATTCCTACTACCTTACAACTCCTGGAAGGAACCTGTCTGAAGCAGGCAGCCTATTGTACTGCTGGAGACTCCACGTGCATTTTTAGAATGCACAGAAAAAAGAGTCTTTATGactatgagccagtgtggtgtagtggttaagagcggtagtctcgtaatctggggaaccgggttcgcgtctccgctcctccacatgcagctgctgggtgaccttgggccagtcacacttctgtgaagtctctcagccccactcacctcacagagtgtttgttgtgggggaggaggggaaaggagaacgttagccgctttgagactccataggatagtgataaagtgggatatcaaatccaaactcttcttcttatgtgTTTCCTTTAGGTCACAACTGCACTGCACATTAACAGCACTCTTATaccattttaacagtcatggagaatcttgggaactgtagtttgttgagggcgcTATGCATGCTGTAAGCATGCCCAGCTGATTGTTGGGTGGGCGAATGGGAaaccaggaggaagggggaaTGAAAGAGAGGCTCTTGAAAGAGAACATGGGTGATTGGCTGGGACTCTGAATAGGGCAGCTGAATTGGTAGAGCAGGAGattcttaatctcggggttgtgggtttgagccccacatcggGCAAAAAATTTCTGCATTGGAATAGATGAtcatcgtggtcccttccaacgctacagttctgtggttctagGATTAGGAATGGTCCACACTGCTGCATTTTGTTGCAACAAGTCCCTCTTGTTACCTCCATTCCTGATATTCAGGGCATGAGCCGAAACAGCACCATCAAGAAAACACTGGCAGTATGAAGGTAAATTCAGcaatgtaaacaagttttgatggatgcaataatggaatactgaatggtacagtttttgtaaaatatgcagggatttatgatatgtaaaatgaaccatggaaagagaagaagggaagtcatggatatcttaaggatgtaaaatgagtattttaaatggtaaaacagaaaacttaataaaattatacACAAAATAGTACCATCAATGTTTAATAGGCATGGAAGAAGTTTCGCAAAAGTACAAAAACGctttagaaaaaatatataaatggaaGAGATGCATGCCCCCCCCCTCAATAAAACAGGCCAGTGAGTGGCTGTGGGATCCTGACTAATGGTTATGGGGCAGGGCAGAACGGAGGCATGGAAAAGAACAGGAAGATGCCATAGTCAACCCACCTTTTGTTCCAAGCTTCAGTTGATAATTCTAATTCTTATTCTGCAGAAAGTCCGCAAGAGGGTAGAAGTGCCATCAAGTCAGTCTACAAGGGACAAACTTTAAATGTGATCAAAGAACAATAGGAACTCTCTTCCCACATCGCAGGGCAAAGGGGCAGTGGGTGCAATGAGCCAGAGTGATGAGTGATTGAGACGGCCTCTCTGTGTGGATgcagtttgaaaaagaagaaaaacattgcTCTTGATTTGTCGCATCTATTCTAGGAAGATGAGAATCTCCAAAGAAACACACCGCTGCTTAAGCACCCTCTGAGTAGGTCCCCTGCCTGTCTTGTTTACGTCTCAAGAGATGTTGTCTTTCCCCATTATATTCACAATGACCTGTGCTGTTGACATGTCTGCTTCTTTCCTTACTCTTGTTTCTCTGGCTCCCACTGTGTGCTTCAGAATGCAGAATTGAGAAGCTTCCTTCATAAGAGCCCCATCGTCAGTTTTAGATGGATGCAGTCACTGTTGGTGCTTGAGGCTGAACGGAGAGGTTTAGAATGGCCACTTGGTCACAGAACGACTAGGTGGTGATGCGGAAGCGGAGGAAAGGATTTAGATGTTACTGAATAAGAGTAGATGGAAGGGCTTCAGAGTGGGAATGTGGTTTAACAAGTAGAATAGTTGCGCTTAAAAGGTCTGGAGCAGAGAGGTTGTTTCTTTCCGACAGTGGCTCAGTGATTTCTGCTTGGAGAAACCTCCATGTGAGTACGGTGCCCACCTGTGGCACTGATGGGGACTGCACATCCTCTgtgccagtgtttctcaaacagcCTTGGCTCACTTTCAGGTGGGTCACAGCCTGCCCAGTGCCCCCTCCCTTGCCTGCCACACCCCAGGCTTTGCAGTTTCAGATTTGATGAAAGGTGCTTTGAACTATAGTTGGAAACGAGAGGCAGAAATCATAAAACAAACTGACAACACCAAAGAGAGGTCTGAAGGATTCGTCAgcagtttattattttattttggggggggtttcCCCATACAAAATTCAAATAATTTGAGTAATTTGTGCAGATAACACAACCAATTCCTTTGCAGAACAACTAAGGCTGTGCTCTTAAACCACCTATTAAGAAgtcaatcccactgaaatcagtggaaatgATTTTTGAATAAACTTTCCTAGGACTGtattgtaagaaattgatctttcgCTCATTCACACTATCTTAGCAAATGCAGATTGCAATGAAATCTTCAAGATAACTCTGCACAAAAGCCTATTTCTACACAGCATTATAAAGACTGGGAGCTAACTACtgtaaattaatggacataagaaATGCAGCAGGAGATTCTCATCTAGGTAACCAGGAATACAAGAAGCATCACTGGAAAAGAGAAATACCTTTTCATCTCCAGCATGCCTATGCTAGAAGCAGCTCCTAGCTATTTAGATTGCAGAGCCTGCACTGGTTTGCACTAGTTTCTATTAATCCAGCATGGACTGATGCTTTTCTGTGCATCTTGTATGGTTGGGATGTACTGAAACAGAGCATTTTACACCCTAGGTTGAAAACTATGGGAGCTTCCAGTGTATAGCCATACATTTATGTTAATATGTTTGCATGGGCATTATATGAAATTGCCAGCTAGTGGCTTtcaggatgggtgaatctgtcaatttccattTCTCAGATCTTCtgtaatcttaaattcagttctccacatttccacgtatataaaattcaccagcattttcatgCTAATTGATCCTAACAGATGCATGCTTGTGCATAATTTCCCCtactatacacatttctgcaaagcagtttcccccatCCTAGCATActttgtatcttattttcacaaatataagtATTGCTATGTATGCTTTCCTCCAACTGCAGATTCTCAAGCTGTGGAATGAgactctgtggggggggggggggtattgtgaGATGAAGTTCCAGGAAGGGAAGGATCCTGAGGTAAAACTGTGCCTTCATTCTCACTAACTGAGGTTTGATACTGCATCCATGGCCACAACTGCTCCATACTTTGAAAGCATCATCATGcccctttgaacagtcatggcttcccccaaagaatcctgggaactgtagttgattaaatttgctgggagttgttagggggCCACCTATCCCCCTCAGAGAGCTAGGATTCCTAGAATTCTGTGGAAAGGGGGATAGACTGTTAAGCCACTCTATAGCTCTGTAGGGGGAatagcaactctcagcatccttaacagactacatttcccaggatcctttgggggaagccatgactatttaaagtggcatgatactgaaGATGGGGCCTACTACTACTACAGCTACCACCCTTGGAAGAGGCAAGATAGGCCTGGAATGGGATAACGGCAGGTTGGGAATAAAATTCcagagagggaaaagagagatGGTCCAGATAGACAGTTCTTGATTCACATTGCTTCCCTGGGGTGTGATGATCTCACCGCTGCACTTATAGCTCAGTCTGAACAAGACGCAATGCTTTCTTCATGTTCTCTATTActgaaaaaaaaggagagaaaaagataGTGATGTGAATGATGATCACGGTTAAAAATAGAGAAAAGAAACTACCAAAAATCCTgctgttttccccacccccctgaCCTTTGGAAGCAACAGCTGGGATCTTCTTGCACATGGAGAGCAAAACAAAAGAACCCAGAAATGCTTTGAGCTCCATCCAGTTAAGTGCAGGTGCAATACAGCCACATACCAATTAATCTCCGCCTGGGCCCAACAGACCTCTGTTTGTTCTCCCTGTCCCCAGCTCTATATAAGTATGAAGGCAGCAGAAGGGGCCAGTGCGGGGAAGGGGAGATATGTGCTTGGCTCCCCATATCTGGATCTTGGCTGACACACAATAGTAAAATGGTGGTGCGACCTTTTCATAATTGTCAGGAGCTTTCCTTGGAAGGCTCTTCAGCAACTGTGTGGCTCCGAGAGGCCATGCCTGTAGCAGTGGGAAGTGGCGGCGGCAAAGGTGCAGGGGGAGGGATTGAGTGGGTGGAGGGGACAAGCAATGGAGGCAGAGGGGAAGGTGGAGGCATGGTGCATACTGGTGCCTATTTTTCTTGGGGGAAAAACCCTCTCtcagatcggaaggtcagcggttggaATCtacttgacggggtgagctcccgttgctctgtcccagcttctgccaacctagcagttcgaatatatatacagtggaacctctacttacggacgtaattagttccggaggtccatccgtatatatatatatatatatatatatatatatatatatatatatatatatatattcggcCCATCCGAATATATATACaatggaacctctacttacggacGTAATCAGTTCCGGAGGTCCATCCGTAAGTTGATCTGGGTCGCTGGTAGAAGCGCCATTGTGCGCAGGTGCATTCGGTGGCAgcacgcttctgcgcatgtgcagacggcgGCAGCCACTTCTACGCGTGTGCAAATGGCTGCTTCTGCACGTGCGCGAATCGCGGCAAAAccagcatttacttctgggtttgccgcagtCACAACTTGGATTGGACCCAAGTAGAGGCggtcgtaagtagaggttctactgtatataTATGCCACCAGCACAAGGATAGCAGTGcactgcgccccccccccggccaatgTCCATATGCTCAGCACATCTGAAACGGCAACCTGTGCGTGTAAGTATATAAAAGCTCCCCTTTTGGATGCTGCACTAAACATTCAGACATCAGGGCACGGGGCCAGTAAAGCATACAGACATTAGTGCTGTGCTGTCAGCTGTCCTCAAAATTCTAGAATTTCTTGCTTTAATGGAAATGCACATGTTCAGGAAGactgcagagtgcagaccactGCTGGGATGATATGTAAGGTGAAAAAAGGAACCTCATAAACACCCCTTGGTTTCTTCAAAAGTAAGATGAGCAAGACAAAAAACCCGCACCCAACCTGTGAGAGTTTCTGTAACATTTTCTCCCCACTTTGATAATTTTTGAAAgccatttcttttctcattaattaatagagattttttttaaaaaaaagcacaggaGGTAAATTTTTGGCACAGCAGGAGGTAAATTTTTGGACCTGCTTCTCACTTTGGGTATTTTGTAATCTCCTGGAGGGGTTCACCTGAGCACTCCCTGTATGGGCAGCTCAAACATAAGCTTGTTTTGAGCGATCAACTCACAGACTGGCAGGTCTTGAGGCTCATAAGTATAGAGTCGATTAGAGTATCTTCCAGTGATATCAGCCCTTACCGTAAGTGAAGGATctggaaaagcaaacaaaatatcGTAGTCATCCCTGATACAACAGCATCTTACTCTTATTTCATGCCAAGAGGTAGGAATTAAGATTTTTGAGGGATGTTACTCAGTTGTCTGTAATGAAATTAATTTTAATATGGCTCAGTCTAGAGTCTGATTCCGGTTATGGTTCTCAGGGCAaggacaaaccatagtttgctggtTTGGATGTGATGGCAAACTATGGCTTTTTGAACACCTGGACATTACTAATTAATTAGTACAGCACTCGaaggagatggaagcagaggaatgaGAGAGCATGTGTGTAAAATCTTGTTCCTATAGCACCGAACAATAGTTTAGCATTAAGTGTGAACCAACCCATTGCACAACAGTGATGGACGGTTGGGATGTGGGTAGGAATCtatcttggctgtctcttagttGAAGACCCAGGtcattgagcctgagcttccaccaCCGCCACCTGCCACAAACCATCAGGAGGTTTAACAAATTGAAGGACAGCGTCCTCTTTCTATGCTCCTCCCAATGGCAACATGCAGATGGAGACAGATTTACCTGCTTTAAGTCATTTACATACTGTCTTcttttgtatattatttactacaaagctcGACGACTAAGCTCTTTAGCGACGAAACATCGGATTACCGGAACGtctgagcactgaaccactggtatatcacaagtggactctttatttactgtgtttggtattgtttaagataaaacttgtttgggaaagaaactacctTTGCCATTTTTATGAATGTTTagtgtttgtttacagatagttgtcttggtgatattatcttgtgttgATTGCAGTAGTCATTGTATCACTACCCTGTTCATTGcagtgggccttctcggtagtggcgcctgccctgtggaacgccctcccatgagatgtcaaagaaataaatagctatctgacttttagaagacttctgaaggcagccctgtttagggaagttttttatgtttgatgctttatcactttttaaattattattattaatattctgttaggagccacccagagtggctggggaaacccagtcagatgggcggggtataaataaaataattgttgttgttgttaaacaaaCCACCATTGGCAAgattggcagcagcaacagcagataTGTACTATGCTTATGATACTACtgtattctcttgttaattatgctctTTTAGATGAGTATTTTGTATCCCTTTGattatgttttcttttgaaatctttcAGATAAtcttttttttgttaactttgttgtgttaaatgtgcattctgtagttgaccacCTTAGCAATGTATTGTAGAGATCTGCTGCTGCAATGTTAGGCATGTAATTATTTTAAGTTTACATTACTGCTAGGAGCAGGCGACTTTCACTTTCCCTTCACCACCCATGGACTCTCCTGCAGTGTCAACCAGCTGCTGGAAAGCCTCATGCTTCATTGAGATGAGGTTCCATTTTAGGGTCATAGTCACATCCAACACATACCTACAAACATGATTCGAGGCACATATTGTCCATCAGGTGACATGTTCTTGTCTGTTGTTTCATGCTGGCAGGGAAAAAAAAGTAAAGAATGCACACCATCTTAACCTTTAGCACTAAATCAAGCATTGTAACTACAAACAATAAGTTTAATCTGTGCATTACATGTGCGCACCATCAGATTGAGCATGATGAAGTTGTTCTGGCACATCTCTTGAATTTCTTGGTTGTCCACGAAAACCTTCTTCAGTGctggagagagcaaaggaagttCGTCATTCCAAGTGCAAAATACAACAAATGCAAAGAGAGAAGGCAAGCATTCCTCTTTATTAGAGTGTTGTGGGCCAGGAGTCAGTtgtgcctgctgaacagcagcctgaaaggggagaaggcagagtcactccacctgcagctgatcagccttcaaggacacagagaagaagaaggcactgatgagaaccagctggcttcagccttctcaAGCAGAGATtacagcagcagtcagatgctggcaACAACTCTTGTAGCTCCTGGTCCTACCTTGATGCTTCCTGCTCGCCTTGACCCCATGATCATcagattccctgacccctggaccatCTGACCACATAGATTGCTGTTTGCCCAatcctaggactggacctgattTTGGATGCTGACTTGC is from Podarcis raffonei isolate rPodRaf1 chromosome 12, rPodRaf1.pri, whole genome shotgun sequence and encodes:
- the AGR3 gene encoding anterior gradient protein 3; translated protein: MHSALGLSFMLIAVSSNFAMAIKKEKRVPQTLSRGWGDDITWVQTYEEGLYQAKQSNKPLMVIHHLEDCPYCQALKKVFVDNQEIQEMCQNNFIMLNLMHETTDKNMSPDGQYVPRIMFVDPSLTVRADITGRYSNRLYTYEPQDLPVLIENMKKALRLVQTEL